The genomic window GTGACTTCGGCTGTTTTACTTATTTCTCAATTTCAATCTGGAgtctatttttggaaaaatgatcTTATAAGAATACCACTAAcaacttataataattaatactaaaCTATTTGTTAGAAAActggtattaattaaaatttcattagtgGAAACCCGCCAATTttccaacaatatttttttttacaatttatttaaaaatatttttttttttaatcatttgaaaaataaaaaaacattgacaAAAATGCcaaggtaatatttttaaataaattaaaatatttaaatttcttttaaaatcgaAATGCTTAAATCAACTTAAGtcaacaattataaataaatgtaattcaaCTTACGTGCGctgatttaataaaacaaaacttaaaaacttttcgtcaatcacaacaaattttataaacaaacaaaataaacaaaaatatttttgaaaatttgatttaataataattttgttgattattCTAAGTAAAATGAATCATCTTATAAGGtcacaaaatttgaataagaGAGTATTTATTCAGTGTGGATGATTACTCATTACTCATACACAATTAACAGTTCAcataactaattaaataaatataaaaaacaaacgtcTAAATAACTCCTTATACGACGCTTTAaaagaaacacaaaaaaaaacaagaatctCTCCCTATAAGATATTCTTCTCGATAAAAACATCTGTTTAAAAATAGTTACAACTTCTAAAATTAGCTACATTTTAAGCATAACGAAAAATGTAAATCTTTATAAAGATATTCATACAGAATATTAAAtgtttcgttttgattttttttgtatttaataatagtaGGAATTACCTTGAGCATGATACTTTTCAGATTTGGGCgttgaaatcattttaaaaaacaaaaactcttAAATTAACTGCCTCATAACGATGGGTTTATTTAATTCAGTTAAATTGAACTACattatgtgaaatttttatacaaaattattttaatgacttGTAACATGAAatgtcaataatattttatccagACATTTTCAACAGCTATCAAAAAAGGGTACACACATGTCAATCGAATTACTAGTGCTGCACTCTGCaaatgaatatttcatatacaaccTGTGTAGGGCTTGTGATGAACCCTTTTTAAGTGGTGATTTTGTTACTAGTTTTACTGTACTAACTGTCAAAAATAATTacgaaataaacataatatagtgagaaaaattgaaaataattttattaatctagaataaaagaaatttgaatagtttttatttattttcatatgggCGTGGTGCTGCTCTTGTGATATTTCATCGTCAATCAGCTGTAATGTCAATTTTCTTATAACATCGATCTGAAATTAACTTCAAAGTGTTTACAATAGAGTGCAGTGTGTGTATTAAAATTACAACGGCGGATAATTTAAACAATGGGAAATTCAGGATTAAAACAACATTTTGAAACCTCAAAAAAAACTGGTGTATTAACATTAtctaatgaaaaattaactgAATTTCCACCACAGTTAAAACAGTTACATGGAAATTTACGTAGTTTAGatatttccaataataaatttattattttacccgatgaaatcaaaaattttaatcaattaaagcattttaatttcagtaataataaattaaaaactttgccCGAAACTATTGGTGATGTGCAAAAATTGGAAACTCTTAATGGTAATTCaaacgttttatttaaattaccaaaATCCTTATCGAATTTACGAAACTTGAAACAAGTTAgtttatctaataataattttcaagaatttccATTAGTATTTGGTGGATTAAAACATTTGGATTTGTTAgatttatcacaaaataaaataacaactaTTCCAGACgaagtaaaattattgtatgtgATTGAATTAAATGTGAATCAGAACCAAATATCAACGATATCAAAGTCGATTGCCTCAGCACCCCGATTAAAAACATTACGATtagaagaaaattgtttaccaaTTGCAGAAATACACAcggagattttaaaaaattcagaaatttcAACATTGTCATTAGAAGGAAATTTATTTGACACGAAACAATTTATGGAAACTGATGGTTATGAAGATTACATGATTCGGTTTACGGCAgtcaagaaaaaaatgttttaattttatcgtagatttttttttgttatttaaaaaatagtataaatttatttagtttttaagattatttaaaataacttatttaataaatattttgtattttattattgtttcattattttgagGAAATAATACCAAAGAAATTAGTCCATAGTTTTGAGATTAAACTCGTTAGTTTCAAAATACAGCCATTCTGTTGGGGTGATGAGggcttttcttttgaaatttattgtttgggTATTAAAAATCAACTAACTATTCAAGTAATTAAATACCTACCAagtatgtatacaaattttaaaaagaattttgtaattattgctGTTTAGAAGTATGCTGAATTTaaatacagtggaacctcgatGCACACGAATCTCaaacaaatgcaaaaaatttaaagttttcgacTTGACACGTACGCCGTCATTGTATTTTACAAACTACGAATTACAGAGTCTGCTTTTGAAATTCGAATTATAGAATATAAATATGCACTCTTAATACCTGacaaagataaataatattttgttcgagttacaaagtctaaataattcgTTATACGGCGTATTTAGGAGTTCAGCGGAATGGAACggcattttttttactaattgatTGCGATTTAACGAGGTTCCACTGTATTCTAGAAACATTCTAAATATATGTAATAGAAATTAATAGTTCCTATGCCCCATCATCCAGAAAACTTAAGACAGAACAAGACGTGAGAAAATCGAACACGGAAATGTCAGTCGCAGAAAAGGTATATTTTAAATCTTCCGGAACTATTTTTGAAGCCATAAaagattgatatttttaataagaagaGCGAACTAAAACTAAATTGAAAGATTTTCCTCtaacgaaattttaaatttttttctttaattatttatgttaattaaaagGCGTGAACATGGAATTATATCTAaacgtttatttaaaaacttaataatgaGTTCTCATAACTATTTAtggttttactttatttttcataacataTTTAAGAAATACCTTTGTTtaattacacaaattttaaaagttttccattTCACAAACAACAcataaatgtttgtaaattttaatactagTACTACGAAAAAAACATAcgcacaataatatttaataattaaacggAAATGAATGTAATTTCCGCTGTGTGTTATTtacataatgtataaaaaatgggGCCtactttttgtatataaagataataaagttaaatttgtagaaattatcaaattaacgaaaattgataaaatttgaaaattacttttaatagtttttcgATCTTCAACAAAGCGTCAATAtggttttattatgtaaatgaaaCCTTACACACGTTTTTTGTACATAAGTGGattttatatacaggatgtaattacttatattacgaaaaaatttaatacgaaACTCCTTTCACAGAAATGAGAAGAAAAGTTCATATTAATAATTCTCTATTTAAGCTGATTTGGAAAACTGTTATCTGTctaataaaatgtgaaatttttgcGGGTTATCACTCCCAAAGGACTAATATTTAAAAGGCGTCTGAACTATTGCAAATATTCTTTagaaaatactaaatatttgaaaattgagtgtttaatttcaataatcattTCCGCATAGAGAAAAAACGGAGCGCCATATAGGGCGGCATCGAACCTAAATCCGCCATCAACAATCAACCACATTATCAACTTAAatactcaattatttttatttatttatttctaatttctatAAAGAGAAtttcacattaatttttttttgcaatataaataaaaattaggttcaaaataagcaacttgtttaaaatattgtcgtttttttattcaaaaacaatgtttttgtgtttttatgattaaaaatatacaatatgtacacttaataattattataacataaaataatttttgtaatctaTCTATGTGACACGAAATTTAatcgtatattatttatacgtgtgtattttttaaagatgTCCCACAAACGATTTACAACTGTATGTTCTACGTTAAGAGATACATTTGACGATCAtgttataatttgtaataaatacctCAAAcacttcttttttaaaaatttttctggtctgacctattttcttttatttccaaatatatttagGAGTGTAACTTATATTACcctcctttttttggtttgtggattaaaaaaatactattaagtACTTTTGATTTTCaagtttcttacaaaaaatgGCTCTCTTAACGTAAAATTATCCAACATAACACCAAATAACTTTAACAGTAACAAAGCTCATGATATAAACTGCTGGTATTTAGTAGATTTTAAAGCTGTGACCAGGCCTGGATTTACATATTGGGCCACATGGGCCATGGCTCAAGGCGAAAAATTTTAAGGGTGGCAAATTgatcaaaacttcaaaatatttcgTACATGTTAATTTGATCTTAGGCATGacgaaaaatgttgaaaaattttataatttgaatttcacAAACATATTCTTAGACaaacgtataatttttaaatcagcaTAATTTAAGCATACAGCATCGATTAAAAAGATTTGTGGGTAATTTGTCTCTTATTTTGACATTGCCCAAGGGCGTCGCTTTGTGTAAATCCGGCTCTGGTTGCAGTGGCATATTTTTGCcctttcttcaaaattttgttaacctAAAATATGAGCTCAGCTAAACACCAGTggtatttttcgtttttataaaacaatttgtataataaaattatattcacttcaaaattgtaatgttatttgaataaaattatttttttatatttctttttattattttttatttaaaaaatcgataccTAAAcctaataacaatttataatttatctcTTTCCcgatctaatttttttatcacctcTAATAAACGCccaaaatattaatagaaaataaaaggcCGATAAGTTAcaatttgaaaatcaataagTAAGGAGtagttattaattttctaattcagCTCGCTAATTTGTTTGCATAGATATACCTAatcaaaaaagtacaaaaatttagttttattttgaaattgagtACGTTTTCTTTTGGCCATTTAAAACGGCCCGTCACAAAACCaaagtaaaacaagtgaaaagaaacaattgactgagttaattgttgaaataccatgcatagtcagtgttgatttctgtATCACATAACagatacaaaaatgtatagacagtgttgatgcgcaatcgtttgtttttttgacgtcacgtaaataacaaaagatattcacttttaaatagacacacacacaactgatattcctatattaatacatactataaaatttgcacctaattaacgccctcgtgggtaaacagtgatgtttacaaaaaaatgtttcaaacaaaagttttttatttttttataaagaacattttttacatttaaacttttgttctatctttaacggtttacaagatgggtcctacggacccaagacccaattgacctatgatgctcatttacgaacttgaccttactttttacgtttttgagtta from Chrysoperla carnea chromosome 2, inChrCarn1.1, whole genome shotgun sequence includes these protein-coding regions:
- the LOC123292488 gene encoding leucine-rich repeat-containing protein 57-like, whose product is MGNSGLKQHFETSKKTGVLTLSNEKLTEFPPQLKQLHGNLRSLDISNNKFIILPDEIKNFNQLKHFNFSNNKLKTLPETIGDVQKLETLNGNSNVLFKLPKSLSNLRNLKQVSLSNNNFQEFPLVFGGLKHLDLLDLSQNKITTIPDEVKLLYVIELNVNQNQISTISKSIASAPRLKTLRLEENCLPIAEIHTEILKNSEISTLSLEGNLFDTKQFMETDGYEDYMIRFTAVKKKMF